A genomic window from Chrysoperla carnea chromosome 3, inChrCarn1.1, whole genome shotgun sequence includes:
- the LOC123295051 gene encoding transmembrane channel-like protein 3 has product MSVSPSNVADENVDERRQPTLRLRVKEKPQGILRLDINAAKPRRNSVEFRTPTEVELPSPQTSSTDHLSVTFAPEERSMCSDTSIKVNIPSPTSPKLITTTTKSMNNSDRLPAPDPDSSEDDDYSASVNAVIMRRASTRKSRRRSSRRRTSSPFSPDVESLYSGRRQSVYTNSSGETVISVDETTGSEEMYELLKLHKEVLSAVRTQPWPMRRKLRLVQLAHAYVKQHEGALHQRLAASHNTRDVVKRYRLLANKKFQYIKREIVNLSKYLTPWEMRIKQIESQFGSVVASYFTFLRWLLWVNLVIAITLISFVTIPEVLTADWKYSGDRKEMLEDEKKRSGDLVTLVNFEGILKYSPLFYGYYSNRNGTGGYRLPLAYFVTGLVVYVYSFIATLRKMAANSRLSKMSEKEDECIFTWKIFTGWDYMIGNPETAQNRVSSLVLGFKEALLEEAEKKREERNWKIIVSRIFVNFVILILLGISAFVVIWVVQRSSEAGADTSWWRKNEINICLTLIASIFPIFFEILGLLEFYHPRKQLRVQLFRIMLLNLLNLYSLIIALFDKIGDMTKELQELINIPATINGISTLTTSIPNTTETFVSTLSEQLTSSITTIVNNISTQMSHETSTIIPKVCREIMVNCTDRTQNMTTVMTALLITSAVTTPITNYTSEITFSSTTNKSDFNWINETSTQPNENITDFSLNFTNNIQNSTNDFTDVNLQQNFYLSELTDSNLEQSLYDEILNDESEQNRNTTESDMKILSNNQTTNFIPTTASTFPDANKNYTKLCVIMVCDNDTIEDDNMASASKLIQGRNMGHTFTTRLPNEQKYPLHIRKKMRNLCWETSFGQELVKLTVTDLVFTVVSTLLVDFFRALFVRYMNNCWCWDLEKNFPQYGDFKIAENILHLVNNQGLVWMGMFFSPGIVAINLIKLIIMMYLRSWTVLTCNVPHEIVFRASRSNNFYFALLLTMLFLCVLPVGYAIVWVKPSHHCGPFSEYATISKMFTDFLHEILPQKFHQVLDYIASPGIVIPLLVLLILIIYYLMSLSNALREANLDLKVQLRKERTEERRKMFQIADKRYKSKSSFDNTPYGKWKKIFSTMAVTTKQNSQDACPQVPGFDSSGKHGDDQVDAKTENKKREIMAKIMKNAFGMQSMQTEDDGTDTELHDSLPEDGKIKHENTTQPSRKIKEKNSKPQISKEQRTDKKQQIKQQRQSSDGSVWSDNIPVITISKTLSSESILDDKKHVNIPKESVKTSGSPVTTIQTVNEKSKAAENDVDQKQTKENENKNLLRKLFKSTPKLLKFQPKQESIDDVKTNIEEIGKVIDNVSILSSKETKSNNPCVQISFESPKTSEFKQSKELVSESQQNNVLIENEDLVSNLTKTESSSDYKE; this is encoded by the exons gTAGAATTACCTTCTCCTCAAACATCATCAACTGATCATTTATCTGTAACATTTGCACCGGAAGAACGATCAATGTGTAGTGACACTTCGATTAAGGTAAACATTCCTTCACCAACATCTCCTAAATTAATTACAACTACAACAAAat CTATGAATAATTCGGATCGACTACCTGCACCCGATCCAGATAGTTCTGAAGATGATGATTATTCAGCCAGTGTGAATGCAGTCATAATGCGTCGAGCTTCAACCAGAAAATCACGCCGCCGTTCTTCTCGGCGGCGTACAAGTTCTCCATTTAGTCCTGATGTTGAATCCCTTTACTCAGGACGAAGGCAATCAGTATATACCAATAGCTCTGGCGA aACTGTAATTTCTGTTGATGAAACAACTGGATCTGAAGAAATGTATGAACTATTAAAATTGCATAAGGAAGTTTTAAGTGCTGTACGAACACAACCGTGGCCTATGCGACGTAAACTACGATTGGTGCAATTGGCTCATGCTTATGTCAAACAACATGAAGGCGCTTTACATCAACGATTAGCTGCATCACATAATACACGGGATGTCGTTAAACGATATCGTCTCCTTGCAAATAAA aaatttcaatatattaaacGAGAAATcgtaaatttatcaaaatatttaacaccTTGGGAAATGCGAATCAAACAAATTGAATCACAATTCGGTTCAGTAGTGGCTTCATATTTTACATTCTTACGGTGGTTACTTTGGGTGAATTTAGTAATTGCAATAACATTAATATCATTTGTAACAATACCAGAAGTATTAACTGCCGATTGGAAATATTCTGGTGATCGTAAAGAAATGTTAGAAGATGAAAAAAAACGATCAGGCGATTTAGTAACTCTTGTAAATTTTGAAGGAATTTTAAAGTATTCACCACTTTTTTATGGCTACTATTCGAATCGTAATGGAACTGGAGGATATCGTCTGCCATTAGCATATTTTGTTACCGGTTTGGTAGTCTACGTTTATAGTTTTATTGCTACTCTTAGAAA AATGGCTGCCAATTCTAGACTATCAAAAATGTCCGAAAAAGAGGATGAATGTATATTTACGTGGAAAATTTTCACTGGTTGGGATTATATGATTGGTAATCCTGAAACAGCTCAAAATAGAGTATCATCACTAGTACTTGGTTTCAAGGAAGCACTATTGGAAGAGGCAGAGAAGAAGCGTGAAGAGCGaaa CTGGAAAATTATTGTATCccgaatatttgttaattttgttatacTCATACTATTGGGAATATCTGCGTTCGTTGTAATATGGGTTGTTCAAAGGTCATCTGAAGCTGGTGCTGATACGAGCTGGtggagaaaaaatgaaattaatatctGTTTAACGTTAATTGCATCAATATTTcccatattttttgaaattttgggtTTATTGGAATTTTACCATCCTCGAAAACAATTACGTGTTCAATTATTTAG aaTTATGCTGCTGAACTTACTAAATTTATATTCACTTATAATTGCTTTGTTCGATAAAATTGGAGATATg acAAAAGAATTACAAGAACTCATAAACATTCCTGCCACAATTAATGGCATTTCCACTTTGACAACTTCAATACCAAATACAACTGAAACATTCGTATCGACATTATCCGAACAATTAACTAGTTCGATTACtactattgtaaataatataagtacTCAAATGTCTCATGAAACTTCCACAATAATACCAAAAGTTTGTCGTGAAATTATGGTGAATTGTACTGACCGAACGCAAAATATGACGACAGTTATGACAGCGTTATTAATTACATCAGCCGTTACAACTCCCATTACAAACTACACGTCAGAGATAACATTTAGTTCTACAACcaataaaagtgattttaattGGATAAATGAAACATCTACTCAACCAAATGAAAATATCACtgatttttctctaaattttacaaataatatacaaaattcaacaaatgATTTTACGGAtgtaaatttacaacaaaatttttacttgagTGAATTAACGGACTCGAATCTTGAACAGAGTTTATAcgatgaaattttaaatgatgaatcAGAACAGAATAGAAATACTACAGAaagtgatatgaaaattttgtcaaataatcaGACAACGAATTTTATTCCGACCACAGCATCGACATTTCCTGATGCGaataaaaactatacaaaattaTGTGTAATTATGGTTTGTGATAATGATACGATTGAAGACGATAACATGGCCAGTGCTTCAAAACTTATACAAGGTCGAAATATGGGGCATACATTTACAACGCGTTTAccaaatgaacaaaaatatccattgcatatacgaaaaaaaatgcgGAATTTATGCTGGGAAACATCGTTTGGTCAGGAACTAGTTAAGTTGACAGTAACAGATTTG GTCTTTACTGTTGTATCAACATTATTAGTAGACTTTTTTCGGGCATTATTCGTTCGATATATGAATAATTGTTGGTGTTGGGATTTAGAAAAGAATTTCCCACAATATGGTGATTTTAAAATTGCTGAAAATATTCTACATTTAGTAAACAATCAAGGTCTAGTATGGATGGGAATGTTCTTTTCACCTGGAATAGTTGCaatcaatttgataaaattaatcatcatgATGTATTTACGTTCATGGACTGTATTAACTTGTAATGTACCACATGAAATTGTGTTCAGAGCGTCacgttcaaataatttttattttgcattattattgacaatgttatttttatgtgtgttaccggTTGGTTATGCAATTGTTTGGGTGAAACCATCGCATCATTGTGGACCATTTTCGGAATATGcaacaatatcaaaaatgtttacAGATTTCTTACATGAAATTTTACCACAGAAATTTCATCAAGTTTTAGATTATATTGCATCACCTGGAATCGTTATACCATTATtagttttactaattttaatcatttattatttgatgtCTTTGTCGAATGCCTTACGTGAAGCGAATCTTGATTTGAAG GTACAGCTCAGAAAGGAACGCACAGAAGAACGTAGAAAAATGTTCCAAATTGCCGATAAACGTTATAAGAGTAAATCCTCTTTTGATAACACTCCGTATggtaaatggaaaaaaatattttcaacaatggCTGTAACAACTAAACAAAATAGTCAAGATGCTTGTCCTCAAGTTCCTGGATTTGATTCAAGTGGAAAACATGGCGATGATCAAGTCGATgcgaaaactgaaaataaaaaaagag aaataaTGGCCAAAATCATGAAAAACGCCTTTGGTATGCAATCAATGCAAACAGAAGATGATGGAACCGATACCGAATTACATGATTCTTTGCCAGAAGATGgtaaaataaaacatgaaaatacaaCACAACCATCTCGAAAAATTAAAGAGAAAAATAGTAAACCACAAATAAGTAAAGAACAACGAACggataaaaaacaacaaattaaacaaCAACGTCAAAGTTCAGATGGTTCTGTTTGGTCCGATAACATTCCCGTAATTACTATTAGCAAAACGTTAAGTTCTGAAAGTATACTTGATGATAAGAAACATGTAAATATTCCCAAGGAAAGCGTTAAAACGTCGGGATCACCTGTCACCACCATTCAAACGGTAAACGAAAAATCAAAAGCCGCAGAAAATGATGTAGACcagaaacaaacaaaagaaaatgaaaataaaaatttattacggaAATTATTTAAGTCTactccaaaactattaaaatttcaaccaAAACAAGAATCTATCGACGATGTAAAGACTAACATCGAAGAAATTGGAAAAGTGATAGATAATGTATCCATATTATCTTCGAAAGAAACAAAATCTAACAATCCATGTGTGCAAATATCATTCGAATCTCCAAAAACAAGCGAATTCAAACAATCTAAGGAACTTGTATCTGAGTCtcaacaaaataatgttttaatagaAAACGAAGAccttgtttcaaatttaacaaAGACAGAATCGAGCAGTGATTATAAGGAATAA